A window of Chitinispirillum alkaliphilum contains these coding sequences:
- a CDS encoding radical SAM domain protein, with the protein MIRQIFILIRILLDRKITTVPLSVLKELRKKGIRRLPVDVDRKLNRGLPALSSVRFLHSWLGSEMITRHNDQWVINSFTPPFPGASFNRAFENLRSGRRYNPISCFVALTKDCSYDCWHCSVQTRRNGNLSTKEWLSAIGELNNIGLSIIGFTGGEPLSREDLPEIIRAASNGGASTILFTSGAGLDARKAAQLKDAGLWAICISLDTPDKDLYNKMRGSESAFDNAVKAVQLSKEANLYTMIGAVATREFVEKKTYLPLYDYIRSLGVQELRIVEPMPCGKLKADSQDHLLTEEHTKTIRDFHRNVNRKGKLPKVCAFNQIESPEVFGCSGGIQHLYIDTAGEVCPCDFTPLSFGNVTQENLSSIIDRMSEALGGPRCDCMLQKHHTLFSSYYDQGYPLPVETSLEICKKLPQEALPGYYKMVSGR; encoded by the coding sequence ATGATCAGACAGATTTTTATACTTATTCGCATTCTTCTTGACAGAAAAATCACTACAGTTCCACTATCAGTTCTCAAAGAACTCAGGAAAAAGGGCATACGACGTCTTCCTGTTGATGTTGACAGGAAATTAAACCGTGGTTTACCAGCACTAAGCTCTGTACGTTTTCTTCACAGCTGGCTTGGATCAGAAATGATTACCCGTCATAATGATCAGTGGGTTATAAACTCCTTTACCCCGCCATTTCCGGGTGCATCCTTTAACCGCGCATTCGAGAACCTGCGCAGTGGCAGACGCTATAATCCGATATCCTGTTTTGTTGCTTTGACAAAAGATTGCTCCTATGATTGCTGGCATTGCAGTGTGCAGACCCGAAGAAATGGAAATCTATCAACAAAAGAGTGGTTATCTGCTATAGGGGAACTAAATAATATTGGTCTGAGTATCATAGGATTTACCGGAGGAGAACCACTGAGTCGTGAAGATCTGCCTGAAATTATAAGAGCGGCTTCAAATGGCGGTGCATCAACAATACTTTTCACTTCAGGAGCTGGCCTGGATGCTCGAAAAGCAGCCCAGCTTAAGGATGCAGGGTTATGGGCGATCTGTATCAGCCTTGACACTCCTGACAAAGATCTCTATAATAAAATGCGCGGGTCAGAATCGGCCTTTGACAATGCAGTAAAAGCAGTGCAATTGTCGAAAGAAGCCAACCTTTATACTATGATAGGGGCTGTTGCCACAAGAGAATTTGTTGAGAAAAAAACATATCTGCCACTTTATGATTATATTCGGAGCCTCGGGGTTCAGGAGTTGCGCATTGTGGAGCCTATGCCCTGCGGAAAGCTTAAAGCAGACAGTCAGGATCATCTTCTTACAGAGGAGCACACAAAGACAATCAGGGATTTTCACAGAAATGTAAACCGCAAAGGGAAACTGCCAAAAGTTTGCGCATTCAACCAGATTGAAAGCCCAGAAGTATTTGGCTGTTCCGGTGGGATTCAGCATCTTTACATTGACACTGCAGGTGAGGTATGTCCCTGTGATTTCACTCCCCTCAGCTTTGGAAACGTTACACAGGAAAACCTGAGCAGCATAATTGACCGTATGAGCGAAGCTCTCGGTGGCCCGCGCTGTGACTGTATGCTGCAGAAACATCACACCCTTTTCTCATCCTACTATGATCAGGGATATCCTCTGCCAGTTGAAACAAGTCTTGAAATCTGCAAAAAACTTCCACAGGAAGCACTGCCTGGGTATTATAAGATGGTGTCAGGGAGGTAA
- a CDS encoding Thiamin-phosphate pyrophosphorylase — translation MNIPAKFGFYAVLTDPIKGYEYLTKLLVDNETAFVQLRMKNASLYEIEKVAHMMKKITEGTKTRFIVNDHPDIVMKTDADGVHIGQDDQPYEKVRALLGPDKIIGVSTHSPLQTELACKKSPDYIGVGPVFPTPTKKNPDPVIGLEGMEEMLKRATVPAVCIGGIDLQSLADVLKAGGENFCMVRQLTQSDDPQKVLDKISEICSGSL, via the coding sequence ATGAACATTCCGGCCAAATTCGGTTTTTACGCGGTACTAACCGATCCCATAAAGGGTTATGAATATCTTACAAAGCTTCTGGTTGATAACGAAACGGCATTCGTTCAGCTGAGAATGAAAAATGCATCTCTGTATGAGATTGAAAAAGTCGCGCATATGATGAAAAAAATAACAGAGGGCACTAAAACAAGGTTCATTGTAAATGATCACCCCGATATAGTCATGAAAACAGATGCCGATGGGGTACATATAGGTCAGGATGACCAGCCATATGAAAAGGTGCGTGCATTATTGGGACCAGATAAGATAATCGGGGTTTCCACCCATTCCCCCTTACAAACAGAGCTGGCATGCAAAAAGTCTCCCGATTATATAGGTGTCGGCCCTGTTTTCCCTACACCCACAAAGAAAAATCCAGATCCGGTCATAGGCCTTGAAGGGATGGAAGAGATGCTTAAAAGAGCCACGGTTCCTGCAGTGTGTATCGGTGGTATAGATCTGCAGAGTCTGGCCGATGTTCTAAAAGCGGGAGGGGAAAATTTCTGCATGGTTAGACAATTAACGCAGAGCGACGATCCACAGAAGGTTCTGGACAAGATTTCGGAGATCTGCTCAGGTAGTTTGTAA
- a CDS encoding Sodium-dependent phosphate transporter: MDRSLLLSIAFSVIGGLGLFLLGMRYMSDGLQTIAGNRLRRMIGMVTNNRLMATGVGTVVTCVVQSSSITTVMVVGFVNSGLMTLRQAIGVIMGANIGTTITGWIVVLAIGKYGLPILGVSALAFLFSKNEKLRYTGMTVMGIGMIFFGLQLMNDGLRPIRDIPVFVEWFSMFSADTYWGVLKCVLLGCILTFMVQSSSATLAITMTLASTGIINFQTAAALVMGENIGTTITAFLASLGTNTTNARRAAYGHIIFNLGGALWITAFFQIYIKVIQSLIFVDPTAMVVVNGVETYPYVNAGIAAAHTGFNIINTIFFLPLIPAITSLLVKYVPDKKTREKPKLTHLDFFMLETPLMGIEQSRKEIVIMGELNRKMIDGLREVIVQQEPDEEAVARIFKREDILDNMQSEIIMFLTELLGGGLNISQSISDEARRQMRLSDEYETISDYTTNILKLYLRIINAGIVMPEDMRNEMLELHDMVSQYFDIINDANATRQKTVLTKSLPNGDYITEKFRDLRSRHLVRISETKIDPMLSTVFADILNSYRRVKDHIVNVAEAMTGMK, translated from the coding sequence ATGGACCGATCGCTATTATTGTCAATTGCATTCAGTGTCATAGGTGGCCTGGGATTGTTTCTGCTTGGAATGCGGTATATGTCAGATGGTCTTCAGACCATTGCAGGGAATCGTCTGAGACGCATGATCGGTATGGTCACCAACAACCGCCTGATGGCAACCGGAGTAGGTACAGTTGTTACCTGTGTTGTTCAGTCCAGCTCCATTACCACCGTTATGGTGGTGGGGTTCGTTAATTCTGGCTTGATGACACTGAGACAGGCCATTGGTGTAATTATGGGGGCAAATATTGGCACCACAATCACCGGATGGATAGTGGTTCTTGCAATCGGAAAATATGGATTACCAATCCTTGGTGTATCGGCACTGGCATTTCTTTTCTCCAAAAACGAGAAATTGAGGTATACTGGAATGACCGTAATGGGTATAGGGATGATATTTTTCGGCCTGCAGCTCATGAATGATGGATTACGGCCGATTCGGGACATTCCTGTATTTGTAGAATGGTTCAGCATGTTTTCTGCAGACACTTACTGGGGAGTGCTAAAATGTGTTCTGCTTGGCTGTATTCTGACTTTCATGGTACAGTCCTCATCTGCCACTCTGGCAATAACCATGACCCTTGCTTCAACTGGTATCATCAACTTTCAGACCGCAGCTGCACTTGTTATGGGTGAAAATATTGGTACCACTATCACCGCATTTCTTGCATCTCTGGGAACCAATACAACCAATGCAAGAAGAGCTGCATATGGACACATCATATTTAATCTGGGAGGAGCATTATGGATAACAGCATTCTTCCAGATATACATAAAGGTTATCCAATCTCTCATTTTTGTAGACCCAACTGCAATGGTGGTGGTAAATGGGGTGGAAACTTATCCTTATGTTAATGCCGGAATCGCGGCAGCGCATACCGGTTTCAATATTATCAATACAATCTTCTTTCTACCGCTTATACCTGCCATTACCTCCCTTTTGGTTAAATACGTTCCAGACAAAAAGACCCGTGAAAAACCTAAGCTCACTCACCTTGATTTTTTCATGCTTGAAACACCTCTGATGGGTATTGAGCAGTCACGTAAAGAGATTGTGATTATGGGGGAACTGAACCGGAAAATGATCGATGGGTTGCGCGAGGTTATTGTACAGCAGGAGCCCGATGAAGAAGCCGTTGCGAGAATATTCAAGCGGGAAGATATTCTTGATAATATGCAAAGCGAGATAATTATGTTTCTTACCGAGCTTCTGGGAGGTGGACTGAATATCTCACAGAGTATTTCCGATGAGGCACGCAGACAAATGCGGCTTTCTGATGAATATGAGACTATAAGTGATTACACAACCAATATTCTTAAATTATACCTGAGAATTATAAACGCAGGTATCGTGATGCCGGAAGATATGAGAAATGAGATGCTCGAGCTCCATGATATGGTGTCTCAGTATTTTGACATCATCAACGATGCCAATGCAACAAGACAAAAGACTGTCCTCACAAAGTCTCTTCCAAACGGCGACTATATCACCGAAAAATTCAGGGACCTGAGAAGCCGCCATCTTGTCAGAATCTCAGAAACGAAAATAGATCCAATGCTCAGCACCGTTTTTGCGGATATTCTGAACAGTTACAGAAGAGTCAAGGATCATATAGTGAATGTGGCTGAAGCGATGACCGGGATGAAATAA
- a CDS encoding SAM-dependent methyltransferase, with the protein MFTKIINMLRKFFNRVYLNLRVLVLIFKNRWLKADDLGQSYNSISPHYDENWLNHLRDVTERLLLNLPDRDLKTIADLGCGTGFTTEIISARYPKARITGIDISKGMIEIARERTGEQVSYCVDDMLNWLRMQESEKFDLVVSAWSMGYSYPAKIFREVSRVLKKGGCFLFVVNFSDTLQPVFNVFRSCMRTYPSYVEKIVLPRFPSNGKQVKRMMKGAGLEELFYEEGRHMIKENQTTEPLWSWIVNTGVLAGFDKIMPLREEKVLQNFFEEQLRTNWQPLTHHYVMSSGRKQ; encoded by the coding sequence ATGTTTACTAAGATTATAAATATGTTAAGAAAGTTTTTTAACAGAGTATATCTAAATCTGAGAGTTTTGGTCCTGATATTTAAAAACAGGTGGCTTAAAGCAGATGATTTAGGGCAGAGCTATAATTCCATATCACCCCATTATGATGAAAACTGGCTTAATCATCTTCGAGATGTAACTGAGCGGCTTTTGTTAAATCTTCCAGATCGGGATTTGAAAACAATTGCAGATCTGGGATGCGGAACAGGATTTACCACTGAGATCATTTCAGCCAGATACCCTAAAGCCCGCATCACCGGGATCGATATTTCCAAAGGAATGATTGAAATTGCCAGAGAGCGCACCGGGGAGCAGGTCTCATACTGTGTTGATGATATGCTGAATTGGCTGAGAATGCAGGAGAGTGAGAAATTTGATCTTGTTGTTTCTGCGTGGTCAATGGGGTATTCTTATCCTGCAAAGATTTTCAGGGAAGTATCCAGAGTTTTAAAAAAGGGCGGATGTTTCTTGTTTGTGGTAAACTTTTCCGATACACTCCAGCCTGTATTTAATGTGTTCAGAAGTTGTATGCGCACTTATCCATCATACGTAGAGAAGATAGTCCTGCCCCGTTTCCCTTCAAACGGAAAACAGGTAAAGCGTATGATGAAAGGGGCGGGACTGGAGGAGTTGTTTTATGAGGAAGGCAGACATATGATTAAGGAGAATCAAACAACAGAGCCTTTGTGGTCATGGATTGTCAACACCGGAGTATTGGCTGGTTTTGACAAGATAATGCCACTTCGGGAGGAGAAGGTTCTTCAGAATTTTTTCGAGGAGCAGTTACGCACAAACTGGCAACCTCTAACCCATCACTACGTAATGTCATCAGGGCGGAAACAATGA